In Hyphomicrobium denitrificans 1NES1, one DNA window encodes the following:
- a CDS encoding methyltransferase family protein yields the protein MTEQNADEALTERANSFPWPPVLLIVLIAAAALAARMWPLPWPGLNDSPAHWIGLGFGLAGVGLIVWAIRTLTKSGTTYLPAGTASVLVTTGPFVRFRNPIYLGDVLVLLGTAEITKSIWFVVAALIFGVLVTILQILPEERHLERQFGDAYLDYKARTRRWI from the coding sequence ATGACCGAACAGAACGCCGACGAGGCTTTAACAGAGCGTGCAAACAGTTTTCCTTGGCCACCCGTCCTCCTGATCGTCTTGATCGCTGCGGCGGCGCTCGCAGCGCGCATGTGGCCACTTCCATGGCCGGGACTCAATGACAGCCCCGCACATTGGATCGGCCTCGGTTTCGGCCTTGCCGGAGTTGGTCTGATCGTCTGGGCCATCAGAACGCTTACTAAGAGCGGCACGACATATCTTCCTGCCGGAACCGCCAGCGTGCTCGTCACCACCGGACCTTTCGTCCGTTTCCGAAACCCGATTTATCTCGGCGATGTGCTGGTACTGCTTGGAACCGCCGAAATCACCAAATCGATCTGGTTCGTCGTCGCGGCACTGATCTTCGGGGTTCTGGTCACGATCCTGCAGATCCTGCCGGAGGAACGTCATCTCGAACGCCAATTCGGAGACGCGTACCTCGATTACAAAGCGCGGACACGGCGCTGGATTTAA
- a CDS encoding DUF6232 family protein → MMAFHGRIPESAAATKTFDALRIEGRVLTTPSRTIPIANISTITVGTHVPPKPVILYWGLAVLFLVMTFGSMRPDLSFGPLAPTGASVVLGFITLAFAGLALRPQDKTPYLLISSNDGVLSRFTAPDRAILNEVRGILTEKINRGDDSLVFSINFENGQIENLATGMTSLPSQRSSNGASHAQAAVAAPAERISTQNGVPRTRPPVPDTPRGAPRQIRTQPALPSPVNGASPTASTFVDYSTVLSAIVEMHRFYARQPNTQHLEQRLSELELLMRAGTPTPTQKARLRELSNDMSQILQAYPQAVELFDHIGSLLPGGPH, encoded by the coding sequence ATGATGGCATTTCACGGACGCATTCCAGAGAGCGCTGCGGCGACGAAGACGTTTGACGCGCTTCGGATCGAGGGTCGCGTTCTGACGACCCCATCGCGCACCATCCCTATCGCGAACATCTCGACCATCACCGTCGGCACCCATGTCCCGCCGAAGCCTGTCATCCTCTATTGGGGTCTCGCGGTACTTTTTCTGGTGATGACTTTCGGATCAATGCGGCCGGATCTGTCGTTCGGCCCCCTGGCACCAACGGGAGCCAGCGTCGTCCTCGGTTTCATTACGCTCGCCTTTGCGGGTCTCGCGTTAAGGCCGCAAGACAAGACGCCGTACCTGCTGATCTCGTCGAACGATGGCGTGCTGTCGCGCTTCACCGCTCCCGACAGAGCGATCCTCAATGAAGTTCGCGGCATTCTGACCGAGAAGATCAATCGGGGAGATGACTCGTTGGTTTTCTCGATTAATTTTGAAAACGGGCAGATCGAGAACCTCGCAACGGGCATGACCAGCCTTCCCTCACAACGCAGCTCCAACGGGGCTTCGCACGCACAGGCCGCTGTAGCCGCACCTGCCGAGCGGATTTCGACACAGAATGGCGTTCCACGTACGCGGCCGCCGGTTCCCGATACGCCTCGCGGCGCACCGCGACAGATCCGGACGCAGCCAGCCCTGCCCTCGCCTGTTAACGGGGCCTCGCCGACAGCCAGCACATTCGTCGACTACAGCACGGTGCTCTCCGCAATCGTTGAAATGCACCGCTTCTATGCGCGTCAGCCAAACACGCAGCATCTCGAACAACGGCTCTCCGAACTCGAATTGTTGATGCGCGCGGGAACGCCAACGCCCACGCAAAAGGCGCGCTTGCGAGAGCTTTCGAACGACATGTCGCAAATTCTGCAAGCCTACCCGCAGGCAGTCGAACTCTTCGACCATATCGGTAGCCTGCTTCCTGGTGGGCCGCACTAG
- a CDS encoding polysaccharide deacetylase family protein: MRQASLHVLAVAALLSVAAIPPLYAEIEPGGAVKADTCADDGKTLGVSRTVEVDTNGGANIGGDRKNATHFLNDGEVVLTFDDGPAKASTRAILKALADQCTKATFFMVGQMALSDPAMVREVAAGGNTIGTHTWSHKNMRFANAKALDQQIESAISTVSKANGAPIAPLFRFPYLSSSRQADAYLESRNIGAVWVDVDSKDYLTRDPEVVKKRILAQLATTKKGIILMHDIHAWTATMLPGLLAELHDKGFKVVHMVAKAPVETIASYDAAAEKAIAAKTAAKAADPMAQRSLVWTMTPPPSAKHKVWKHVKKVQAKPSIVEGTPTTSPAPSADRNSGKTKDENQLWQFNLFN, translated from the coding sequence ATGCGGCAAGCTTCCCTGCACGTCCTGGCCGTTGCGGCGCTGCTATCTGTGGCGGCCATTCCCCCACTTTACGCCGAGATAGAACCAGGCGGCGCGGTCAAGGCCGATACCTGCGCGGATGATGGGAAGACGCTCGGCGTGTCGCGAACTGTCGAAGTCGACACGAATGGTGGCGCCAACATCGGCGGCGACCGGAAGAACGCCACGCACTTTCTGAATGACGGCGAAGTCGTGCTGACGTTCGACGATGGTCCGGCGAAAGCCAGTACGAGAGCCATTCTGAAGGCGCTTGCCGATCAGTGCACGAAGGCAACGTTCTTCATGGTCGGACAGATGGCGCTCTCGGACCCTGCAATGGTTCGCGAGGTTGCCGCGGGCGGAAATACGATCGGAACCCATACCTGGTCGCACAAGAACATGCGTTTCGCCAATGCCAAAGCTCTCGACCAGCAGATCGAAAGCGCCATTTCGACGGTATCGAAAGCAAACGGAGCACCGATCGCACCTCTCTTTCGCTTCCCCTATCTCAGTTCCAGCCGTCAGGCCGATGCTTATCTTGAGAGCCGGAATATCGGTGCCGTCTGGGTCGACGTCGACTCGAAGGACTACCTGACGCGCGATCCCGAAGTCGTCAAAAAGCGCATCCTCGCGCAACTCGCGACGACCAAGAAGGGCATTATCCTGATGCACGACATCCACGCCTGGACCGCCACGATGCTGCCGGGCTTACTTGCCGAACTTCACGACAAAGGTTTCAAGGTCGTGCACATGGTCGCGAAAGCGCCGGTCGAGACTATCGCATCCTACGATGCCGCAGCAGAGAAGGCGATCGCAGCCAAGACCGCCGCCAAGGCCGCCGATCCGATGGCACAGCGTTCGCTCGTGTGGACGATGACGCCGCCACCTTCGGCAAAGCACAAGGTGTGGAAGCACGTCAAAAAGGTTCAGGCCAAGCCGTCGATTGTCGAAGGAACACCCACGACGTCGCCCGCTCCGTCTGCAGACCGGAATTCCGGCAAAACGAAAGACGAAAATCAGCTCTGGCAGTTCAACCTTTTCAACTGA
- the glnA gene encoding type I glutamate--ammonia ligase translates to MKNASDVLKFIKDKEAKFVDFRFTDTKGKMQHVTADVSCIDDSVFSDGYAFDGSSIAGWKSIEASDMTLMPDPTSAHVDPFFAQTTVALFCDVLEPSTGQPYERDPRSIAKKAEAYMMSLGLGDKVYFGPEAEFFIFDDVRFSTDMYSVGFKVDSSELPTNSSADIEMGNLGHRPRVKGGYFPVPPIDSCQDIRSEMLSVMSEMGVAVEKHHHEVAAAQHELGVKFGPMITMADHMQIYKYVVHNVSQAYGKTATFMPKPIFGDNGSGMHVHQSIWKGGQPMFAGDKYADLSQMCLYYIGGILKHAKAINAFTNPLTNSYKRLVPGYEAPVLLAYSARNRSASCRIPHVSNPKAKRIEVRFPDPGANPYFAFTAMLMAGLDGIQNKIDPGPAMDKNLYDLPPAELAKIPTVAASLREALDSLDKDRDFLKAGGVMNDDMIDAYIALRMEENMRYEMTPHPVEYDMYYSV, encoded by the coding sequence ATGAAGAACGCAAGTGACGTCCTTAAATTCATCAAGGACAAGGAAGCCAAGTTCGTGGATTTCAGGTTCACGGACACTAAAGGCAAAATGCAGCACGTGACTGCGGACGTCAGTTGCATTGACGACAGCGTGTTCAGCGACGGCTATGCCTTCGACGGCTCGTCGATCGCAGGTTGGAAGTCGATCGAAGCGTCCGACATGACGTTGATGCCCGATCCGACCTCGGCACACGTCGACCCATTCTTCGCGCAGACGACGGTTGCGCTCTTCTGTGACGTTCTCGAGCCTTCGACGGGCCAGCCCTATGAACGCGACCCGCGCTCGATCGCCAAGAAGGCGGAGGCCTACATGATGTCGCTCGGCCTCGGCGACAAAGTCTACTTCGGCCCGGAAGCCGAGTTCTTCATCTTCGACGACGTCAGATTTTCGACCGACATGTACTCGGTCGGGTTCAAGGTCGACTCGAGCGAGCTGCCGACAAATTCGTCAGCCGATATCGAGATGGGCAACCTCGGCCACCGTCCGCGCGTCAAGGGCGGCTATTTCCCGGTTCCGCCGATCGACAGCTGCCAGGACATCCGCTCCGAGATGCTCTCTGTGATGTCGGAGATGGGCGTTGCCGTCGAAAAGCACCACCACGAAGTCGCTGCCGCCCAGCACGAACTCGGCGTCAAATTCGGCCCGATGATCACGATGGCCGACCATATGCAGATCTACAAATACGTCGTGCACAACGTGTCTCAGGCCTACGGCAAAACGGCGACGTTCATGCCGAAGCCGATATTCGGCGACAACGGATCGGGTATGCACGTCCACCAGTCGATCTGGAAGGGCGGACAGCCGATGTTCGCCGGCGACAAGTATGCCGACCTCTCGCAGATGTGCCTCTACTACATCGGCGGCATCCTGAAACACGCCAAGGCCATCAACGCCTTCACGAACCCGCTGACGAACTCCTACAAGCGTCTCGTCCCCGGTTATGAAGCGCCGGTGCTGCTCGCCTATTCGGCGCGCAATCGTTCGGCATCGTGCCGCATCCCGCACGTTTCGAACCCGAAGGCGAAGCGCATCGAAGTTCGCTTCCCGGATCCGGGTGCCAACCCCTACTTCGCATTTACCGCGATGCTGATGGCGGGCCTCGACGGCATCCAGAACAAGATCGATCCGGGTCCCGCCATGGACAAGAACCTCTACGATCTGCCGCCGGCGGAACTCGCTAAGATCCCGACCGTTGCCGCATCGCTGCGCGAAGCACTCGACAGCCTCGATAAGGATCGCGATTTCCTCAAGGCGGGCGGCGTCATGAACGACGACATGATCGACGCGTACATCGCGCTGCGTATGGAAGAGAACATGCGCTACGAGATGACGCCACATCCGGTCGAGTACGACATGTACTATTCGGTCTGA
- a CDS encoding MFS transporter, with amino-acid sequence MTLTNELGLTSRQRLLSLAAVTATAFGVGLSFGIGFPLTALTFEAWSQPKWMIGLAGSVPAIAVLLVLPILPRVVTRLGPVTAIAFGCLVGAAGFMALYAFQSPWAWLVIRLLMSVGFALPWLAGETWINSVSKEATRGRVIAVYAIVFFSGFAIGPFVLQTLGLVGPWPFIVGTVGSAVASLPILLARQLAPEFCHDGSRDLASTFGLAPAAMAAAFIGGFAEISNLSLIPNVALSAGLSQDEALNLLSTMTAGGIMLQFPIGWLSDKVSRFALTIAVAVAFIALVMMMPVALTVPSAASVLAFLLGGVILGFYTLGLAVIGERIRPADLAAANAAFLVMYQAGSIIGPFAAGVAMTISPVIGFVAIMTGLMVICTIAVIVLEKRERCQAGRG; translated from the coding sequence ATGACACTCACCAACGAGCTTGGCCTGACATCCCGCCAGCGTCTCCTGAGCCTTGCAGCAGTCACTGCAACGGCGTTTGGCGTCGGCCTTTCATTCGGCATCGGTTTCCCGTTGACGGCGCTGACATTCGAAGCCTGGAGCCAGCCCAAATGGATGATCGGACTCGCAGGTTCGGTCCCGGCGATCGCCGTGCTGCTGGTGCTTCCGATATTGCCGCGCGTCGTCACGAGGCTCGGCCCGGTCACCGCCATCGCATTTGGATGCCTCGTGGGCGCAGCCGGATTTATGGCGCTCTACGCATTTCAGTCGCCCTGGGCTTGGTTGGTTATCCGATTGCTGATGAGCGTCGGCTTTGCGCTCCCGTGGCTTGCGGGAGAGACATGGATCAATTCGGTTTCCAAGGAGGCGACGCGCGGTCGCGTCATCGCCGTCTATGCGATCGTGTTCTTCTCGGGCTTCGCCATCGGGCCGTTCGTCCTCCAGACTCTTGGATTGGTTGGGCCATGGCCGTTTATCGTGGGGACAGTTGGGTCGGCGGTGGCGAGCCTGCCGATCTTGCTTGCGCGCCAACTCGCCCCTGAGTTCTGCCATGATGGATCGCGCGATCTGGCATCGACCTTCGGGCTCGCGCCCGCCGCGATGGCGGCAGCCTTCATCGGAGGGTTCGCCGAAATCAGCAATCTGTCGCTCATTCCGAATGTCGCGCTTTCCGCAGGGCTTTCGCAGGACGAAGCGCTGAACCTCTTGAGCACGATGACGGCCGGCGGAATTATGCTTCAATTCCCGATTGGCTGGCTCTCCGACAAGGTCTCGCGATTTGCCCTGACGATCGCCGTCGCCGTGGCCTTCATCGCTCTTGTGATGATGATGCCGGTTGCACTGACAGTCCCGAGCGCCGCAAGTGTTCTCGCGTTTCTCCTTGGCGGCGTCATCCTGGGTTTCTACACGCTCGGTCTTGCGGTCATCGGTGAGCGCATTCGCCCCGCGGACCTTGCTGCCGCCAACGCTGCCTTTCTTGTCATGTATCAGGCTGGCTCGATCATCGGTCCGTTCGCTGCAGGCGTCGCGATGACCATATCGCCTGTGATCGGGTTCGTCGCGATCATGACCGGTCTGATGGTCATCTGCACCATAGCTGTCATCGTCCTGGAAAAGCGCGAACGGTGTCAGGCCGGACGTGGTTAA
- a CDS encoding LysR family transcriptional regulator, whose product MDVNLARTFLIVAETGSFVDAARKLNITQSTVSARIKGLEELLGRPLFTRSKSGVELTAAGELFQKHALALVRVWQQAQLQVSLADQHPEHISVGAPLSLWSGFLLKWASGLRVQIPGIAVSATASASAQLSQRLIEGTLDLAVMYRPSLPPGLTIEHLFDEEFVLISSAKTGGRRTVSDYLLVDWGIDFVQDHAAAFPEHANPAISLDLGPMGLDYLLANECSGYFPVRMVRKLIARGRVREPKRARKFVYPVYMVYPETRNEEAFEPILRGLRRAAAKFN is encoded by the coding sequence ATGGACGTCAATCTCGCTCGCACATTTCTGATTGTTGCTGAGACGGGCAGCTTCGTCGATGCCGCGCGCAAGCTCAACATTACCCAGTCGACCGTCTCTGCGCGAATCAAAGGTCTCGAAGAGCTGCTCGGGCGACCACTCTTTACGCGCTCGAAATCCGGCGTCGAGCTGACGGCAGCAGGGGAGCTGTTTCAGAAGCATGCGCTGGCGCTCGTGCGCGTCTGGCAGCAGGCGCAGCTTCAAGTTTCCCTTGCAGATCAGCACCCGGAGCACATTTCGGTCGGGGCACCGCTCAGTTTATGGAGTGGATTCCTGCTAAAATGGGCATCAGGGCTGAGAGTACAGATCCCTGGCATTGCGGTTTCGGCAACGGCCAGCGCCTCGGCACAGTTGAGCCAGCGTCTGATCGAGGGGACGCTGGATCTCGCCGTCATGTATCGCCCGTCGCTACCTCCGGGCCTCACAATCGAACATCTGTTCGATGAGGAATTCGTCCTCATATCGTCCGCGAAAACCGGCGGACGACGCACGGTCAGCGATTATCTGCTTGTCGATTGGGGAATCGATTTCGTGCAGGACCATGCTGCGGCTTTCCCCGAGCACGCGAATCCCGCCATCAGCCTCGATCTCGGGCCGATGGGGCTCGATTACCTGCTTGCCAATGAATGTTCCGGCTATTTTCCGGTCCGCATGGTGAGAAAACTCATCGCACGTGGCCGGGTAAGGGAGCCGAAACGGGCCCGCAAGTTCGTTTATCCCGTCTACATGGTCTATCCGGAGACCCGGAACGAGGAAGCCTTTGAACCAATCCTCCGCGGGCTGCGGCGCGCCGCAGCCAAGTTCAATTAG
- a CDS encoding P-II family nitrogen regulator — translation MKKIEAIIKPFKLDEVKEALQEIGLQGITVIEAKGFGRQKGHTELYRGAEYVVDFLPKVKIEVVLSDDMLDKAVEAIQKAAKTGRIGDGKIFISTVEDAIRIRTGESGRDAI, via the coding sequence ATGAAGAAGATTGAAGCGATCATAAAGCCCTTCAAGCTCGATGAAGTAAAAGAAGCGCTACAGGAAATCGGCTTGCAAGGCATCACCGTGATCGAAGCCAAAGGGTTCGGTCGCCAGAAAGGCCATACCGAACTCTATCGCGGCGCCGAGTATGTCGTGGATTTCCTGCCCAAAGTAAAAATCGAGGTCGTGTTGAGCGACGACATGCTCGACAAGGCCGTCGAGGCCATTCAAAAGGCCGCCAAGACGGGCCGCATCGGCGACGGCAAGATCTTCATTTCGACCGTCGAGGACGCCATCCGCATCCGAACCGGCGAATCCGGCCGCGACGCGATCTGA
- the lipB gene encoding lipoyl(octanoyl) transferase LipB encodes MFIGDSIAGSGPVPAVDWAISDRPIEYPFALEVMRRRAAAIRDNRSRELIWLLEHPPLYTGGTGAKDADLLNASALPTYRTGRGGQFTYHGPGQRVVYVMLDLRARGFDIRAFVTQLEAWVVGALAQFNVTGETRRDRVGVWVKRPSATGVVEEKIAAIGLRVSRGVSSHGLSINVDPDLSHYGGIVPCGIRDYGVTSLASLGLPVTYYDVDVALRTNFERAFGATKRVEPPETDTGHAGAGDSLSC; translated from the coding sequence ATGTTTATTGGCGATTCCATCGCCGGCTCCGGCCCCGTGCCCGCAGTTGATTGGGCGATCAGCGATCGTCCAATTGAATATCCTTTTGCGCTTGAGGTCATGCGCAGGCGTGCTGCGGCAATCCGCGACAACCGGTCTCGCGAGCTCATCTGGCTGCTGGAGCACCCCCCGCTCTACACGGGCGGCACCGGAGCGAAAGACGCTGATCTTCTCAATGCCTCGGCGCTACCGACCTATCGCACGGGTCGCGGAGGCCAGTTCACCTATCATGGGCCGGGCCAGAGGGTCGTCTATGTGATGCTCGACCTCAGGGCGCGGGGTTTCGACATTCGCGCGTTCGTAACTCAGCTCGAAGCTTGGGTGGTCGGCGCCCTGGCTCAGTTCAACGTCACCGGCGAGACGCGGCGGGATCGGGTTGGCGTCTGGGTCAAGAGGCCGTCAGCGACCGGAGTTGTCGAAGAGAAGATTGCGGCCATCGGTCTGCGCGTCAGTCGCGGGGTCTCGAGTCATGGCTTGAGCATCAACGTCGATCCGGACCTCTCCCACTACGGCGGAATCGTTCCATGCGGCATCCGCGATTACGGTGTCACCAGCCTGGCGAGCCTGGGCTTGCCGGTGACATATTATGATGTCGACGTTGCACTGAGGACAAATTTCGAGCGCGCGTTCGGGGCGACGAAGCGCGTCGAGCCGCCAGAGACCGACACCGGGCATGCCGGCGCGGGGGATTCACTAAGCTGCTGA
- a CDS encoding acetyl-CoA carboxylase biotin carboxylase subunit, translating to MFKKILIANRGEIACRVIKSARKMGIKTVAVYSDADRDALHVDMADEAVHIGPAPAAQSYLLMDKIIEACKSTGAEAVHPGYGFLSEREAFPLTLQKNRIVFIGPNARAIAAMGDKIESKKAAAAAKVSTVPGYLGEISDAKHAVKIANEIGYPVMIKASAGGGGKGMRIAYNAKEAEEGFQLARSEAKSSFGDDRCFIEKFIENPRHIEIQVLGDKHGNVVYLGERECSIQRRNQKVLEEAPSPLLDEKTRKAMGEQAVALSKAVGYDSAGTVEFVAGQDRSFYFLEMNTRLQVEHPVTELVTGIDLVEQMIRVAAGEKLPFKQADIALKGWAVESRVYAEDPFRNFLPSIGRLVKYRPPAEGKRDGVTVRNDTGVFEGGEISMFYDPMIAKLVTHAPTRAAAIEAQAAALDAFYIDGIQHNMPFLAAMMQHPRWRSGNLSTGFIKEEFPDGFEPRVPEGADLTTLAAVAGAIDHLGNARRRDITHQMAGRSISFAKRRVVKVGDATVQLEAMGTIPGPYYISILNDAGQPAKTLEITSDWWPGEPVWHGTVEGTDVAVQVRPIANGMLLSYRGMQAPTYVYTTREAELAALMPVKVAADMSKYLLCPMPGLVKTINVTEGQDVKAGDALAIVEAMKMENILKAERDGKVKKVSAKPGDSLAVDAVILEFA from the coding sequence ATGTTTAAGAAGATCCTGATCGCTAACCGCGGCGAAATCGCCTGTCGCGTCATCAAGTCGGCGCGCAAGATGGGCATCAAGACGGTGGCGGTCTATTCGGACGCCGATCGCGACGCACTTCACGTCGATATGGCCGACGAAGCCGTCCACATCGGTCCGGCGCCCGCAGCTCAATCCTACCTTCTCATGGACAAGATCATCGAGGCCTGCAAATCGACGGGCGCCGAGGCGGTCCACCCCGGTTATGGATTTTTGTCGGAGCGCGAGGCGTTCCCGCTCACCCTTCAGAAGAATCGGATTGTCTTCATCGGTCCGAACGCCAGGGCGATCGCGGCGATGGGCGATAAGATCGAGAGCAAGAAGGCGGCTGCTGCCGCCAAGGTCTCGACCGTCCCCGGCTACCTCGGCGAGATCAGCGACGCCAAGCACGCCGTCAAGATCGCCAATGAGATCGGCTATCCGGTCATGATCAAGGCCTCCGCCGGCGGCGGCGGCAAGGGCATGCGGATCGCCTACAACGCCAAGGAAGCCGAGGAAGGGTTCCAGCTCGCGCGTTCCGAGGCGAAGTCGTCGTTCGGAGACGATCGCTGCTTCATCGAGAAGTTCATCGAGAATCCCCGCCACATCGAAATTCAGGTATTGGGCGATAAGCACGGCAACGTTGTCTATCTCGGCGAGCGAGAATGCTCGATCCAGCGCCGCAATCAGAAGGTTCTCGAGGAAGCCCCGTCGCCGTTGCTCGACGAAAAGACCCGCAAGGCCATGGGCGAACAGGCCGTCGCGCTGTCGAAGGCGGTCGGCTATGACAGCGCCGGCACGGTAGAGTTCGTCGCGGGTCAAGATCGCTCGTTCTACTTTCTTGAAATGAACACACGCCTGCAGGTGGAACATCCGGTCACCGAGCTCGTGACGGGCATTGATCTTGTCGAGCAGATGATCCGCGTCGCCGCCGGCGAAAAGCTTCCCTTCAAGCAGGCTGATATCGCGCTGAAGGGCTGGGCCGTCGAAAGCCGCGTCTACGCCGAAGATCCGTTTCGCAACTTCCTGCCGTCAATCGGCCGCCTCGTGAAGTATCGCCCGCCGGCGGAGGGCAAGAGGGACGGCGTGACGGTGCGCAACGACACCGGCGTCTTCGAAGGCGGCGAGATCTCGATGTTCTACGATCCCATGATCGCCAAGCTCGTGACCCATGCGCCGACCCGCGCCGCCGCGATCGAGGCACAGGCGGCAGCGCTCGATGCTTTCTATATTGACGGCATCCAGCACAACATGCCGTTCCTGGCCGCCATGATGCAGCACCCGCGTTGGCGTTCGGGAAACCTGTCGACGGGCTTCATTAAAGAAGAATTCCCCGACGGCTTCGAACCTCGCGTACCCGAGGGTGCCGATCTGACGACACTCGCTGCCGTCGCGGGTGCCATCGATCACCTCGGCAATGCGCGCCGCCGCGACATCACACATCAAATGGCAGGCCGATCGATCAGCTTCGCCAAGCGCCGGGTCGTTAAGGTTGGGGACGCGACCGTCCAGCTTGAGGCGATGGGAACGATCCCTGGGCCCTATTATATCTCGATCTTGAACGACGCCGGTCAGCCGGCGAAGACTCTGGAAATCACCTCAGACTGGTGGCCAGGCGAGCCAGTCTGGCACGGCACCGTGGAAGGTACCGACGTGGCCGTGCAGGTCCGCCCGATCGCGAACGGCATGCTTCTGTCCTATCGCGGGATGCAGGCGCCAACCTACGTTTACACGACCCGTGAGGCGGAGCTTGCAGCTCTGATGCCGGTCAAGGTCGCGGCGGATATGTCGAAATATCTGCTGTGCCCGATGCCCGGTCTCGTGAAGACAATCAACGTCACGGAAGGCCAGGACGTGAAGGCCGGCGATGCGCTGGCGATCGTCGAAGCCATGAAGATGGAGAACATTCTCAAGGCCGAGCGCGATGGCAAGGTAAAGAAGGTCAGCGCCAAACCGGGCGATAGCCTTGCCGTCGATGCGGTGATTCTCGAGTTTGCCTGA
- a CDS encoding pyridoxal phosphate-dependent aminotransferase produces the protein MARPPFTPTIASLPKLVPFVGPEALERARGRPFVARLGANESVFGPSPKAVAAMREASGENWKYSDPENFELRAAIAAHHGIAIENVVVGEGIDGLLGLTCTLFLTPGAHVVTTDGAYPTFNFHVRAHGGTLNLIPMQDMREDVPRLIEAAKAKSARLLYVSNPNNPIGSWWSADDLKSFIGALPSETLLILDEAYVDTAPPGTAPPIDVANPQVVHYRTFSKAYGLAGARIGYAIGEKSVIEAFDKVRNHYGINRVGQIGALAALLDQEYLRNAVGSIASARDHIAAIASEHGLSSLPSGANFVAIDCGRDGAFAEGVLKGLLERDVFVRKPVAKGIDHCIRVSCGREKDLSFFANALSAAIEDARRLS, from the coding sequence ATGGCTCGCCCGCCTTTCACGCCAACCATCGCGTCGCTACCGAAGCTTGTGCCCTTTGTCGGGCCCGAGGCGCTGGAGCGCGCCCGCGGACGGCCCTTTGTCGCCCGGCTCGGCGCCAACGAGAGCGTCTTCGGGCCATCTCCGAAAGCTGTCGCGGCGATGCGCGAGGCATCCGGCGAAAACTGGAAGTATTCCGACCCCGAGAATTTCGAGCTGCGCGCGGCAATTGCGGCGCATCACGGCATTGCAATCGAGAACGTAGTGGTCGGTGAAGGCATTGACGGGCTGCTCGGTTTAACGTGCACGCTGTTTTTGACGCCGGGCGCACATGTCGTGACGACCGACGGCGCTTACCCGACATTCAATTTCCATGTCCGTGCTCACGGCGGGACGCTCAATCTCATCCCGATGCAGGATATGCGCGAGGACGTTCCGCGCCTCATCGAAGCTGCGAAGGCCAAGTCGGCCCGCCTGCTTTACGTCTCCAACCCGAACAATCCGATAGGGAGCTGGTGGTCGGCAGATGATCTGAAGAGTTTCATCGGCGCGCTCCCGTCCGAAACTCTTTTGATCCTAGACGAAGCCTACGTCGACACCGCGCCGCCGGGAACAGCGCCGCCGATCGACGTTGCGAATCCGCAGGTCGTGCACTATCGGACGTTTTCGAAGGCATACGGGCTGGCTGGTGCCCGCATCGGCTACGCCATCGGTGAAAAAAGCGTGATCGAAGCCTTCGACAAGGTCCGCAATCATTATGGCATCAACCGCGTCGGGCAAATCGGCGCGCTGGCCGCGCTCCTCGACCAGGAATATCTGCGTAACGCCGTCGGCTCGATTGCTTCCGCGCGCGATCACATCGCTGCTATTGCATCGGAACACGGCCTTTCCTCGCTCCCATCCGGTGCAAACTTCGTCGCAATCGACTGTGGCCGCGACGGCGCCTTCGCCGAGGGCGTGCTGAAGGGGCTCCTCGAACGCGACGTTTTCGTTCGTAAACCGGTCGCCAAGGGCATCGATCATTGCATTCGGGTTTCGTGCGGCCGCGAGAAAGACTTATCCTTCTTTGCTAATGCCCTGTCCGCAGCGATCGAGGACGCGCGCCGGTTGTCATAG
- a CDS encoding DUF1489 family protein produces MTLHLVKLCVGATSIEDLAAWQRENRQCKTRDGKACVYHPTYQFPKRRDELLDGGSLYWVIRGTILVRQKLVSLDDGTREDGTPCCHLVLAPPLIPVRPTPRRAFQGWRYLDGDDAPPDLKIGKRDQVAVMPAEMRKKLADLGLL; encoded by the coding sequence ATGACCCTGCATCTCGTCAAGCTCTGCGTTGGCGCCACCTCGATTGAAGACCTCGCGGCATGGCAGCGGGAGAATCGTCAGTGCAAGACGCGCGATGGCAAAGCCTGCGTCTATCATCCGACGTATCAGTTCCCGAAAAGGCGCGACGAGTTGCTCGACGGCGGCTCGCTCTACTGGGTGATCCGCGGAACCATCCTCGTCCGCCAGAAGCTCGTCAGTCTCGATGACGGCACGCGGGAGGACGGCACCCCATGCTGTCACCTCGTGCTGGCGCCGCCGCTCATTCCGGTCCGCCCGACACCGCGTCGTGCGTTCCAGGGCTGGCGCTATCTCGATGGGGACGATGCGCCGCCGGACCTCAAAATCGGAAAACGAGACCAGGTTGCGGTCATGCCGGCCGAGATGCGAAAGAAGCTCGCCGATCTCGGCCTCCTCTGA